From Electrophorus electricus isolate fEleEle1 chromosome 8, fEleEle1.pri, whole genome shotgun sequence, the proteins below share one genomic window:
- the si:dkey-154b15.1 gene encoding uncharacterized protein si:dkey-154b15.1 isoform X1: MTQKLRQFLQINGDVNMDPMVIEVDGIPDVLPYEQMVDQLKMHFLRRSNHGDDVLMALYPTSIRGQAYIVFESADAFGVLEHPHVLKLEDRCFPLRVKRAVLSQIDMNAEATLNINKFQRQTEVLQLFDLYGFEVTKLSHDQFLLKGSFLKLKLLRTRLIQLLVQDLQPDNRSNSALLKDYSSGHVSKTVLHSLEPRDVPKSTYKFVSAGIGNGTEAKSWNSSAGASPTSLLIPKPTSTQPSNPKAPIPKPACVPYSSSTLYGNSGSGTSPRSLSSSCDDSLAISPSSSSLRSSYRQEEFGYLVDTDILTYALTHKQDSVNHIKRINSTEMSFKDDAGLTMVMFWGKNREKAAARFLDMIQHLTSCLRIQEIDLAKYDHERQTQIWKRIQQCEDLNWDVVIMKDGDIIKVVGSSVRSFEMKQMLLGQDDERGLRGRNMERSTVLRRSSSLPRQYRLSGLRDTEEGGSHAYELQSSVTKGHSSFQYQEEPQRGAMLNSLRGSQHSRIKQTNRNRSSSEVRSKNSVTRDQLQQQDKVLPSGGETKSRKPDMPELIKQLAKGSSNTFRDIKQKLHKNNNK, translated from the exons ATGACACAAAAGCTTCGCCAGTTTCTCCAAATAAACGG TGATGTCAACATGGACCCGATGGTTATCGAAGTTGATGGGATTCCCGATGTTCTCCCTTATGAACAAATGGTTGATCAGTTAAAGATGCATTTTCTGAGGCGCAGTAACCATGGCGACGACGTTTTAATGGCGCTTTATCCCACCTCCATTCGAGGGCAAGCCTACATCGTCTTTGAATCAGCTGACG CTTTTGGAGTCTTGGAGCACCCCCATGTTTTGAAACTAGAGGACAGATGTTTCCCGCTTCGTGTGAAAAGAGCTGTTTTGTCTCAG ATTGACATGAATGCAGAAGCCACACTGAATATAAACAAGTTCCAAAGGCAAACGGAAGTCCTGCAGCTCTTTGACTTGTATGGCTTTGAGGTTACAAAACTGAGTCATGATCAATTCCTCTTAAAGGGCTCCTTCCTCAAGCTGAAGCTCCTGCGAACCCGCCTCATCCAGCTTCTCGTCCAGGACCTGCAGCCTGACAACAGGTCAAACTCAGCTCTTCTCAAGGACTACAGTTCAGGGCATGTCTCTAAAACAGTGCTTCATAGTTTAGAGCCCAGAGATGTACCCAAGTCCACATACAAATTTGTCAGTGCTGGCATTGGAAACGGTACGGAAGCCAAGAGCTGGAACTCCTCGGCTGGGGCTTCGCCAACCAGCCTTCTCATCCCAAAACCCACATCCACCCAGCCTTCCAATCCCAAAGCCCCTATCCCAAAACCTGCATGTGTTCCATATAGCTCATCAACGTTATATGGAAATTCAGGCTCAGGAACATCCCCAAGAAGTCTTTCTAGCTCTTGTGATGATTCTTTAGCCATTTCCCCCAGCAGCAGTAGTCTGAGGTCATCCTACCGCCAAGAAGAGTTCGGCTATCTAGTGGACACAGATATCCTAACCTATGCATTAACTCACAAACAGGACAGTGTTAATCACATAAAGAGGATAAACAGTACAGAGATGAGTTTCAAAGATGATGCAGGGCTTACAATGGTTATGTTTTGGGGAAAGAACCGTGAGAAAGCAGCAGCTAGATTCCTGGACATGATTCAGCACCTAACTTCTTGTCTGCGCATCCAAGAAATAGATCTGGCAAAGTATGATCACGAGCGACAAACACAGATCTGGAAGAGGATCCAGCAGTGTGAAGACCTAAACTGGGATGTTGTAATCATGAAGGACGGGGACATTATAAAGGTGGTGGGATCTTCAGTCAGAAGCTTTGAGATGAAGCAGATGTTACTGGGGCAGGATGATGAGCGTGGGCTCAGGGGCAGGAACATGGAGAGGAGCACAGTACTCAGGAGAAGTTCCTCTCTACCCAGACAATACAGATTGAGTGGGCTTAGGGATACTGAAGAAGGTGGCAGCCATGCCTATGAACTTCAGTCCAGTGTAACAAAAGGACACTCTTCTTTCCAGTATCAAGAAGAACCTCAGAGAGGTGCAATGCTGAATTCTTTACGAGGCAGCCAGCACTCTCGCATTAAGCAgaccaacaggaacagaagcagcTCAGAGGTTAGGAGTAAAAACTCGGTAACAAGGGACCAGCTGCAACAACAAGACAAGGTGCTGCCATCTGGTGGAGAAACAAAGTCCAGAAAACCGGACATGCCTGAGTTGATAAAACAACTCGCAAAAGGTTCAAGTAATACTTTTCGggatataaaacaaaaactacacaaaaataataataaataa
- the si:dkey-154b15.1 gene encoding uncharacterized protein si:dkey-154b15.1 isoform X2, with amino-acid sequence MDPMVIEVDGIPDVLPYEQMVDQLKMHFLRRSNHGDDVLMALYPTSIRGQAYIVFESADAFGVLEHPHVLKLEDRCFPLRVKRAVLSQIDMNAEATLNINKFQRQTEVLQLFDLYGFEVTKLSHDQFLLKGSFLKLKLLRTRLIQLLVQDLQPDNRSNSALLKDYSSGHVSKTVLHSLEPRDVPKSTYKFVSAGIGNGTEAKSWNSSAGASPTSLLIPKPTSTQPSNPKAPIPKPACVPYSSSTLYGNSGSGTSPRSLSSSCDDSLAISPSSSSLRSSYRQEEFGYLVDTDILTYALTHKQDSVNHIKRINSTEMSFKDDAGLTMVMFWGKNREKAAARFLDMIQHLTSCLRIQEIDLAKYDHERQTQIWKRIQQCEDLNWDVVIMKDGDIIKVVGSSVRSFEMKQMLLGQDDERGLRGRNMERSTVLRRSSSLPRQYRLSGLRDTEEGGSHAYELQSSVTKGHSSFQYQEEPQRGAMLNSLRGSQHSRIKQTNRNRSSSEVRSKNSVTRDQLQQQDKVLPSGGETKSRKPDMPELIKQLAKGSSNTFRDIKQKLHKNNNK; translated from the exons ATGGACCCGATGGTTATCGAAGTTGATGGGATTCCCGATGTTCTCCCTTATGAACAAATGGTTGATCAGTTAAAGATGCATTTTCTGAGGCGCAGTAACCATGGCGACGACGTTTTAATGGCGCTTTATCCCACCTCCATTCGAGGGCAAGCCTACATCGTCTTTGAATCAGCTGACG CTTTTGGAGTCTTGGAGCACCCCCATGTTTTGAAACTAGAGGACAGATGTTTCCCGCTTCGTGTGAAAAGAGCTGTTTTGTCTCAG ATTGACATGAATGCAGAAGCCACACTGAATATAAACAAGTTCCAAAGGCAAACGGAAGTCCTGCAGCTCTTTGACTTGTATGGCTTTGAGGTTACAAAACTGAGTCATGATCAATTCCTCTTAAAGGGCTCCTTCCTCAAGCTGAAGCTCCTGCGAACCCGCCTCATCCAGCTTCTCGTCCAGGACCTGCAGCCTGACAACAGGTCAAACTCAGCTCTTCTCAAGGACTACAGTTCAGGGCATGTCTCTAAAACAGTGCTTCATAGTTTAGAGCCCAGAGATGTACCCAAGTCCACATACAAATTTGTCAGTGCTGGCATTGGAAACGGTACGGAAGCCAAGAGCTGGAACTCCTCGGCTGGGGCTTCGCCAACCAGCCTTCTCATCCCAAAACCCACATCCACCCAGCCTTCCAATCCCAAAGCCCCTATCCCAAAACCTGCATGTGTTCCATATAGCTCATCAACGTTATATGGAAATTCAGGCTCAGGAACATCCCCAAGAAGTCTTTCTAGCTCTTGTGATGATTCTTTAGCCATTTCCCCCAGCAGCAGTAGTCTGAGGTCATCCTACCGCCAAGAAGAGTTCGGCTATCTAGTGGACACAGATATCCTAACCTATGCATTAACTCACAAACAGGACAGTGTTAATCACATAAAGAGGATAAACAGTACAGAGATGAGTTTCAAAGATGATGCAGGGCTTACAATGGTTATGTTTTGGGGAAAGAACCGTGAGAAAGCAGCAGCTAGATTCCTGGACATGATTCAGCACCTAACTTCTTGTCTGCGCATCCAAGAAATAGATCTGGCAAAGTATGATCACGAGCGACAAACACAGATCTGGAAGAGGATCCAGCAGTGTGAAGACCTAAACTGGGATGTTGTAATCATGAAGGACGGGGACATTATAAAGGTGGTGGGATCTTCAGTCAGAAGCTTTGAGATGAAGCAGATGTTACTGGGGCAGGATGATGAGCGTGGGCTCAGGGGCAGGAACATGGAGAGGAGCACAGTACTCAGGAGAAGTTCCTCTCTACCCAGACAATACAGATTGAGTGGGCTTAGGGATACTGAAGAAGGTGGCAGCCATGCCTATGAACTTCAGTCCAGTGTAACAAAAGGACACTCTTCTTTCCAGTATCAAGAAGAACCTCAGAGAGGTGCAATGCTGAATTCTTTACGAGGCAGCCAGCACTCTCGCATTAAGCAgaccaacaggaacagaagcagcTCAGAGGTTAGGAGTAAAAACTCGGTAACAAGGGACCAGCTGCAACAACAAGACAAGGTGCTGCCATCTGGTGGAGAAACAAAGTCCAGAAAACCGGACATGCCTGAGTTGATAAAACAACTCGCAAAAGGTTCAAGTAATACTTTTCGggatataaaacaaaaactacacaaaaataataataaataa